The following proteins are encoded in a genomic region of Maribacter hydrothermalis:
- the rsmH gene encoding 16S rRNA (cytosine(1402)-N(4))-methyltransferase RsmH, producing the protein MYHNPVLLKESVDGLDIKKDGVYVDVTFGGGGHSKEILKRLGAEGKLFAFDQDEDAQANALGDPRFTLIAENFRYIAQFLKFYGIRKVDGILADYGVSSHQFDQAERGFSTRFDADLDMRMSKRNTLSAYEVVNKYSYDDLRKVLFDYGDIRNANAMAKVLVASREVEEIRTTDALKQALKQFLPEHKQHKILAQIYQTIRIEVNQEIEVIKEFLEQVPDLLNPKGRLSVISYHSLEDRLVKRFIRAGQFEGEPEKDFYGNIDVPLKKVGGLIVPTREEIKQNNRARSAKLRIAERNGEK; encoded by the coding sequence ATGTATCATAATCCGGTTTTACTGAAAGAATCAGTAGATGGTTTGGACATCAAAAAAGATGGGGTGTATGTAGATGTGACATTTGGCGGTGGCGGTCACTCTAAAGAAATATTGAAAAGACTGGGAGCGGAAGGCAAATTGTTTGCTTTTGACCAAGATGAAGATGCGCAAGCAAATGCATTAGGTGATCCAAGATTTACGCTGATAGCGGAAAATTTTAGATATATAGCTCAGTTTTTAAAGTTCTATGGCATTCGGAAAGTAGATGGAATCTTGGCGGATTACGGCGTTTCATCGCATCAGTTTGATCAGGCGGAAAGAGGATTCTCTACGCGGTTTGATGCAGATTTGGACATGCGAATGAGTAAGCGTAATACGCTGTCTGCTTATGAGGTGGTAAACAAGTATTCGTACGACGATTTGCGTAAGGTGTTGTTTGACTATGGTGATATAAGAAATGCAAACGCCATGGCAAAAGTACTGGTAGCAAGTAGGGAAGTAGAAGAAATAAGAACAACCGATGCTTTAAAACAAGCATTAAAGCAATTTTTGCCAGAGCATAAGCAGCATAAAATATTGGCACAGATATATCAGACGATTCGTATAGAGGTGAATCAGGAGATTGAAGTGATCAAAGAGTTTTTGGAACAAGTGCCCGATTTATTGAATCCGAAGGGAAGGTTGAGTGTTATAAGTTATCACTCTTTAGAAGATAGATTGGTAAAACGGTTTATACGAGCGGGACAGTTTGAGGGAGAGCCAGAAAAAGATTTCTATGGCAATATAGATGTTCCCTTAAAAAAAGTAGGCGGACTAATAGTTCCGACACGAGAAGAAATAAAACAAAATAATAGAGCACGTAGTGCCAAATTAAGAATAGCGGAGCGTAATGGCGAAAAATAA
- a CDS encoding AAA family ATPase, producing MLHLIVGNTGSGKTTYANTLKSKTKGVLFSIDFWNKTLFLPDKTEKDGLEWFLERIDRSEHLIMNLVEQLEQSKTDAILDLGLSKYKHREKFRTFAAVYGYEIKIHYLNVPKETRWQRVQQRNKEKGPTFEFEVTQENFDFMENWFEKPTENELIGSVIITE from the coding sequence ATGCTACACCTCATTGTCGGTAATACAGGCTCAGGAAAAACCACCTATGCTAACACCTTAAAAAGTAAAACCAAGGGGGTACTCTTTTCTATAGACTTTTGGAATAAAACCTTATTTCTACCAGACAAAACTGAAAAAGATGGGTTGGAGTGGTTTTTAGAACGTATAGACCGCTCAGAGCACTTAATTATGAATTTGGTGGAACAATTGGAGCAGTCAAAAACGGATGCTATTTTAGACTTGGGCCTATCTAAATACAAGCATCGAGAAAAGTTTAGAACGTTTGCAGCAGTGTATGGGTACGAGATAAAAATTCATTATCTAAATGTTCCTAAAGAAACACGATGGCAACGTGTACAACAGCGCAACAAAGAAAAGGGACCTACTTTTGAGTTTGAGGTAACACAAGAGAATTTTGACTTTATGGAAAATTGGTTCGAAAAACCTACCGAAAATGAACTCATAGGTAGTGTCATTATCACCGAATAA
- a CDS encoding GTPase — MSKKILFIYNANSDTSSKMLDFAHKIVSPATYNCKLCSLTFGNFTENKQWKTFRESLLAKGYELEFYHKDEFQKTYKGKFVHKYTYPIILVETEHDLEVLVSTDQLNAMETVEELISSVGSFSR, encoded by the coding sequence ATGTCAAAGAAAATTTTATTTATCTATAATGCCAATAGTGACACCAGCAGTAAAATGCTAGATTTCGCCCATAAAATTGTAAGTCCCGCAACCTACAACTGCAAACTCTGCTCATTAACCTTCGGCAATTTCACCGAGAACAAACAATGGAAAACCTTTAGGGAAAGCTTATTAGCCAAAGGCTACGAGCTAGAATTCTACCATAAAGATGAGTTTCAAAAAACGTATAAAGGCAAATTTGTGCATAAGTATACCTATCCTATTATACTAGTAGAAACGGAACATGATTTAGAGGTGTTGGTGAGTACGGATCAGTTGAATGCTATGGAGACTGTGGAGGAGTTGATTTCTTCAGTAGGCAGTTTCAGCAGGTAG
- a CDS encoding division/cell wall cluster transcriptional repressor MraZ: MDIYFFGTFNCKADAKGRIMLPVTLRNQMTPILNEGFFIKKSYYNECLELYPAQEWYKIMAEMDQNNRFDEESQLFQRIFTDGLRPVEVDSSGRLLIAKDVISLAGITKEVKIVPMRKHLEIWDVKEYEATISISKEDKKNLVKRVMLNQKENKDVS; this comes from the coding sequence TTGGACATTTATTTCTTTGGGACATTTAACTGCAAAGCAGATGCAAAGGGGCGTATAATGCTACCGGTTACGCTGCGCAATCAAATGACGCCAATTTTAAATGAAGGTTTTTTTATAAAGAAGTCGTACTACAATGAATGTTTGGAATTATACCCTGCGCAAGAATGGTATAAGATAATGGCAGAAATGGACCAGAATAATAGGTTTGATGAAGAAAGCCAGTTGTTTCAAAGGATTTTTACAGACGGACTTCGCCCAGTGGAGGTAGATAGTAGTGGAAGGCTATTAATTGCTAAAGATGTTATTTCATTGGCAGGTATTACGAAAGAAGTGAAAATAGTACCCATGCGTAAGCATTTAGAGATATGGGATGTTAAGGAGTACGAGGCAACTATATCCATATCAAAAGAAGATAAAAAGAATTTGGTAAAACGTGTAATGTTGAACCAAAAAGAGAATAAGGATGTATCATAA
- a CDS encoding alpha/beta fold hydrolase, whose amino-acid sequence MENKLIKDGGFKYIEKGEGKPIIILHGLMGGLSNFEGVTTYFPPKGYKVLIPELPLYSMPMLKTTVKNFAKYLKKFIEYKELEDVILLGNSLGGHIGLLHTKLYPSKVKALVITGSSGLYESAMGDGYPKRGDYEFIKKKAQDVFYDPEIATKEIVDEVFATVNDRIKLVKTLAIAKSAIRHNMAQDLPKMKTPTCIIWGKNDSVTPPDVAELFDELLPNSDLFWMDKCGHAPMMEHPDEFNTILDEWLTKNNF is encoded by the coding sequence ATGGAAAATAAATTGATTAAAGACGGCGGCTTTAAGTATATAGAGAAAGGTGAGGGCAAACCCATAATTATTCTTCACGGGCTAATGGGCGGACTAAGCAATTTTGAAGGAGTAACTACCTATTTCCCTCCTAAAGGATATAAAGTGCTTATTCCGGAATTACCGTTGTATTCAATGCCAATGCTAAAGACCACGGTTAAGAACTTTGCCAAATACCTGAAGAAATTTATTGAATATAAAGAACTAGAAGATGTTATTCTTTTAGGAAACTCTCTTGGTGGCCATATTGGTCTTTTGCACACCAAATTATATCCTTCTAAAGTAAAAGCCCTGGTTATTACCGGTAGTTCCGGACTTTACGAGAGTGCCATGGGCGATGGCTACCCTAAACGCGGTGATTATGAGTTCATTAAAAAGAAAGCACAAGATGTTTTCTATGACCCAGAAATAGCCACTAAAGAAATTGTAGACGAAGTTTTTGCTACGGTTAACGACCGCATAAAATTGGTAAAGACCTTGGCAATTGCCAAAAGTGCCATACGACATAATATGGCGCAAGATTTACCAAAAATGAAAACTCCTACATGTATTATTTGGGGAAAAAATGATAGTGTAACGCCGCCAGATGTAGCTGAGCTATTTGATGAGTTATTACCGAATTCAGATTTATTTTGGATGGATAAATGTGGACATGCCCCAATGATGGAGCACCCAGATGAGTTCAATACCATTCTTGATGAATGGTTGACGAAAAATAATTTCTAA
- a CDS encoding penicillin-binding protein → MAATDKSILKRLYIVAAFLVLFAGAVLFKLVSIQLVDGEKYQAMADTRTERMFTIQPNRGNLYSDDGSLLATSVSKYTIRFDAVTVSNEDFKANVKPLSDALAKEFGKTSSHYQQLLRKARENKNRYTLIARNLDYSEYMDVKTFPLFNKGAYKGGLIIEQDTKREHPLGKIAERSVGYERVDENGYYTRVGMEGAFGEYLRGVEGKRLKQKIAKGQWKPLGNDNIVEPKDGYDVYSTIDINIQDIAHHALLKQLELYKADHGTVIVMEVKTGEVKAISNLGQTPDGKYYERLNYAIGESHEPGSTFKLVNLVAALEDKVIDTSSVIDTEKGAWKLYRHTIKDTKRGGHGKITMSTAFEVSSNVAFAKMIHNGYKDNPEKYVNRLMSMGIHKELGLPVLGEGKPVLRYPGDKGWSGLSLAQMAYGYEVSVTPLQSLAFYNAIANDGEMVKPRLLKEVKEWNKTIQKFDKKVLNTAICSQETVKKVQKILKNVVEKDHGTGHGMYSKNFSMAGKTGTTQTNYVSKDRSKYEYISSFAGYFPADNPKYSCIVVIHKPDKSVGYYGADVSGPVFKSVAQKVYATSPLTSEVNVKDVLIASNENSHEAYFKTAQQKFSAMPNVQGMCGMDAVAILENLGIEVVVKGNGKVKNQSISKGTDLKSVKKIVLELI, encoded by the coding sequence ATGGCCGCAACAGATAAAAGTATACTTAAACGCCTCTATATTGTAGCCGCATTTCTTGTGCTGTTTGCTGGCGCCGTACTGTTTAAATTGGTGTCCATACAACTTGTTGACGGTGAAAAATACCAGGCAATGGCAGACACGCGTACAGAGCGAATGTTTACTATTCAGCCAAACAGAGGCAATTTGTATTCAGATGATGGTAGCCTTCTGGCAACCTCGGTATCTAAATACACTATCCGTTTTGATGCGGTTACGGTAAGTAACGAAGATTTTAAGGCAAACGTAAAACCTTTGTCAGACGCTCTGGCAAAAGAGTTTGGGAAAACATCGTCTCACTATCAACAACTACTTAGAAAGGCAAGAGAGAACAAAAACAGATATACACTAATAGCACGTAATCTTGACTACTCCGAGTATATGGATGTCAAGACTTTTCCGCTTTTTAATAAAGGAGCTTATAAAGGCGGACTTATTATTGAGCAAGATACGAAGAGGGAGCATCCGTTGGGTAAAATTGCAGAACGTAGTGTTGGGTACGAGCGTGTAGATGAAAACGGATATTACACACGTGTAGGTATGGAAGGTGCTTTTGGCGAATACCTAAGAGGAGTTGAAGGAAAGCGTTTAAAGCAAAAAATAGCAAAAGGGCAGTGGAAACCACTAGGCAACGATAATATTGTAGAGCCAAAAGATGGCTACGATGTATATTCTACAATAGACATTAATATACAAGATATAGCACACCATGCTTTATTGAAGCAATTGGAACTTTATAAGGCAGACCACGGTACCGTTATTGTAATGGAAGTGAAAACGGGCGAGGTAAAAGCAATATCAAACCTTGGTCAGACTCCAGATGGAAAATATTACGAGCGTTTAAATTATGCTATCGGTGAATCGCACGAGCCAGGTTCCACTTTTAAATTGGTGAATTTGGTAGCGGCATTAGAGGATAAGGTGATAGATACCAGCTCTGTAATCGATACTGAAAAAGGCGCTTGGAAACTATATAGACATACCATAAAGGATACCAAACGTGGTGGTCATGGAAAAATTACCATGTCAACCGCTTTTGAAGTATCGTCTAATGTGGCCTTTGCCAAGATGATACATAATGGGTATAAGGATAACCCAGAGAAATATGTAAACCGATTAATGAGTATGGGTATTCATAAAGAATTAGGGCTTCCTGTTCTTGGTGAAGGTAAACCTGTATTGCGATACCCTGGTGATAAAGGGTGGTCTGGACTTTCGTTAGCGCAAATGGCTTATGGCTACGAAGTATCTGTTACTCCGCTACAATCATTGGCATTTTATAATGCTATTGCCAATGACGGGGAAATGGTAAAGCCAAGGCTATTGAAAGAAGTTAAGGAGTGGAACAAGACCATACAGAAATTTGATAAAAAAGTATTGAATACCGCCATTTGCTCACAAGAAACGGTGAAAAAAGTGCAAAAGATATTAAAGAATGTAGTGGAAAAGGACCATGGTACAGGTCACGGTATGTACTCCAAGAATTTTTCTATGGCAGGCAAAACTGGAACTACGCAGACTAACTATGTGTCTAAAGACCGTAGTAAATATGAATATATATCATCGTTTGCGGGGTATTTTCCGGCAGACAATCCTAAGTATTCCTGTATTGTAGTTATCCATAAACCAGACAAAAGTGTTGGGTATTACGGAGCAGATGTATCGGGTCCGGTATTTAAATCTGTAGCACAAAAAGTATATGCTACATCGCCATTAACAAGTGAAGTAAATGTAAAAGATGTGTTGATTGCAAGTAATGAAAACTCGCATGAGGCCTATTTTAAAACAGCGCAACAAAAATTTTCAGCGATGCCTAATGTACAAGGTATGTGCGGTATGGATGCTGTTGCAATTTTAGAAAACCTAGGTATAGAAGTAGTGGTAAAAGGAAATGGAAAGGTAAAAAACCAGTCCATTTCTAAAGGAACCGATTTAAAATCAGTGAAAAAGATAGTATTGGAATTAATATGA
- a CDS encoding ATP-binding protein — translation MNRKLTTNSRLVNELFASYISTFTAFCELINNSIQAKSKNIWIDIDYTPEDEVHPLIIKKITIKDDGVGVHVTEIDKKLLDIGTANKDGGKGIGRFASFQIGQSVDIETIAYSNKQSNFSKIQIPLSFDSFGKNINVSEVKIDTKEEILTGKNHTPYYKVIISNLYDTNVTEIEPKKKIIDKFLSSNFADAIFERYPLKIFNEEIKFHINGKKINPKDFVVNEPIKKVTKFADSKGKEHKVLFDFMQIKKYEKIKVFLTTRNAGLNTIAKGFEYDASWLSPKIGGWFIYITSPTISADLYRNIDLDDLDEDWKKYRTLIKDKLNDFFKERNIEFDNFSDKLKSDDYYPYKEKSSSKSKIILFDKLAYLVEDKYHILNEENKLREIIYPLIDRTISNGELNKILGSILKLNKKMTSKFSDLLEKTDLENIIEFSDKVASKIEDIEFLEKLVYSEISKNVKERKELHKFLEKMLWVFGEEYNETTRLLSDKNLENNLTQLRDECLKFKPSKTKDNINEKIEKSVKSITDLFMYHERILDYKKREVLIVELKAPRVKISPKEIGQAMKYARQIEQLSSLSDNLNYKILLISTDINKDAQFDISGRPKNEDNPYLYFRNEDKNIEVWIMKWSDLIENVKRRLKYMSNILQTKDIDVQEKAKRDFEEIDFGKVSSTLKKVAV, via the coding sequence ATGAACAGAAAATTAACAACCAATTCAAGACTAGTAAACGAACTGTTTGCGAGTTACATAAGTACTTTTACAGCATTTTGCGAATTAATAAACAACTCTATTCAAGCAAAAAGTAAAAATATTTGGATTGATATTGATTATACACCTGAAGATGAAGTTCATCCTTTAATTATAAAAAAAATAACGATTAAAGATGATGGTGTCGGAGTTCACGTTACAGAAATAGATAAAAAATTACTTGATATTGGAACAGCAAATAAAGATGGAGGAAAAGGAATTGGAAGATTTGCATCGTTTCAAATTGGACAAAGCGTAGATATAGAAACCATTGCTTATTCTAACAAACAAAGCAATTTTTCCAAAATACAAATTCCTTTATCCTTTGATAGTTTCGGGAAAAATATAAATGTTTCAGAAGTAAAAATTGACACTAAAGAAGAAATATTAACAGGAAAAAATCATACACCTTATTACAAAGTAATTATTTCAAATCTTTACGATACAAATGTTACTGAAATCGAACCAAAGAAAAAAATAATAGACAAATTTTTAAGTTCAAATTTTGCTGACGCAATATTTGAACGCTATCCGCTTAAAATTTTTAATGAGGAGATAAAATTTCATATTAATGGAAAGAAAATAAATCCAAAAGATTTTGTTGTTAATGAACCAATTAAAAAAGTAACAAAATTTGCGGATTCAAAAGGAAAAGAACACAAAGTGTTATTTGACTTTATGCAAATAAAAAAATACGAAAAAATTAAAGTTTTCTTAACTACTAGAAACGCTGGACTTAACACTATTGCTAAAGGATTTGAATATGATGCAAGTTGGTTGAGTCCAAAAATTGGTGGATGGTTTATTTACATTACTTCACCAACGATTTCAGCAGATTTATATAGAAACATAGATTTAGATGATTTAGACGAAGATTGGAAAAAGTATAGAACTCTAATAAAGGATAAATTAAACGATTTCTTTAAAGAAAGAAACATAGAATTCGATAACTTTTCAGATAAACTAAAAAGTGACGATTACTATCCTTACAAGGAAAAATCAAGTTCAAAATCAAAAATAATTTTATTTGATAAACTTGCATATTTAGTTGAGGACAAATATCACATCCTAAATGAAGAAAACAAATTAAGAGAAATTATCTATCCTCTAATTGATAGAACAATTTCGAACGGAGAATTGAATAAAATTCTAGGAAGTATTTTGAAGCTCAACAAAAAAATGACTTCCAAGTTTTCGGACTTACTTGAAAAAACTGATTTAGAAAATATCATTGAGTTTTCTGATAAAGTAGCTTCCAAGATTGAAGATATTGAATTTCTAGAAAAGTTAGTATATAGCGAAATTTCTAAAAATGTTAAGGAAAGAAAAGAATTACATAAGTTTTTGGAAAAAATGCTTTGGGTTTTTGGAGAAGAATATAATGAAACTACAAGATTGTTATCGGACAAAAACCTTGAAAACAACTTAACTCAATTGAGAGATGAATGTTTAAAATTCAAACCTTCCAAAACGAAGGACAATATTAATGAAAAAATTGAGAAATCTGTAAAATCAATAACAGATCTTTTTATGTATCATGAAAGAATATTGGATTACAAAAAAAGAGAAGTACTTATTGTCGAATTAAAAGCACCAAGAGTAAAAATTAGTCCAAAAGAAATTGGACAAGCAATGAAATACGCAAGACAGATTGAACAATTAAGTTCATTGAGTGACAACTTGAACTACAAAATCTTGCTTATAAGTACAGATATTAATAAAGATGCTCAATTTGATATTTCTGGTCGTCCAAAGAATGAAGATAATCCTTATTTATATTTTAGAAATGAAGACAAAAATATTGAGGTTTGGATTATGAAGTGGAGTGATTTGATAGAAAATGTAAAACGAAGATTAAAATATATGTCGAACATTTTACAAACAAAAGATATTGACGTCCAAGAAAAAGCAAAACGGGATTTTGAGGAAATTGATTTCGGAAAAGTAAGTTCGACACTTAAAAAAGTAGCTGTATAG
- a CDS encoding FtsL-like putative cell division protein, whose translation MKTGVLDLLKGKFLVSGDAPKNWLFIIFISFLATVMISSSHSADQKVHQIALLNEEVKELRNEFVDMRSDVQQLKLESSITGKIAEKGLFPSETPPQKIRVKSLNVE comes from the coding sequence ATGAAAACGGGGGTATTGGACCTATTGAAAGGCAAATTTTTGGTAAGCGGCGACGCCCCTAAGAATTGGCTGTTCATCATTTTCATTTCTTTTTTGGCAACGGTTATGATCAGTAGCTCGCATAGTGCAGACCAAAAAGTGCATCAAATAGCATTGCTTAACGAAGAAGTAAAAGAATTGCGAAACGAGTTTGTAGACATGCGGTCCGATGTGCAGCAGTTGAAACTAGAATCGAGTATTACCGGTAAAATAGCTGAGAAAGGACTTTTTCCTTCAGAAACGCCACCACAAAAAATTAGGGTCAAATCTTTAAATGTCGAGTAA
- a CDS encoding zinc-dependent peptidase produces MNIKYSVVSLFLKKSSKQECHEVLSKWNTYYAGLTEKHQESFVVRTLLFLNNTDFKAKEGFELTTEMKLVISSAFVQITFGLSQDVLTIFNTIFVSPTSYSYAGSNVFYNGDVNTATQRVNFSWPAVEEGFVIADDSLNIAIHEFSHCLIIENAKKSYLARTFNENDLNEWKALAAKKIPLIREGNYKIFRDYGGTNLMELFATTLETFFEQPHEFYSYAPTFYRMTAKVLKQDPRNKKNPK; encoded by the coding sequence TTGAATATAAAATACTCCGTTGTTAGTCTTTTTCTTAAAAAAAGCAGCAAACAAGAATGCCATGAGGTCCTCAGCAAATGGAATACCTATTACGCTGGACTAACCGAAAAACATCAAGAATCGTTTGTCGTTAGAACACTCCTTTTCTTGAATAACACCGATTTTAAAGCTAAGGAAGGGTTTGAGTTAACCACAGAAATGAAACTGGTAATTTCTAGTGCCTTTGTACAAATTACCTTTGGGCTATCGCAAGATGTCCTTACTATTTTCAATACCATTTTTGTATCTCCTACATCATATTCGTATGCTGGCAGCAATGTCTTTTATAATGGTGATGTAAATACGGCTACACAACGTGTAAACTTCTCATGGCCTGCCGTGGAAGAAGGTTTCGTCATTGCCGACGATAGTTTAAATATTGCCATACATGAGTTTAGCCATTGCTTAATTATTGAGAATGCTAAAAAGTCGTACCTGGCACGGACTTTTAACGAGAACGACCTTAACGAATGGAAAGCGTTGGCAGCCAAAAAAATACCGCTGATACGTGAGGGTAATTATAAAATTTTCAGGGACTATGGCGGTACCAATTTAATGGAGCTATTTGCCACTACGCTAGAAACCTTTTTTGAGCAACCGCATGAGTTTTACTCCTATGCGCCTACCTTTTATCGTATGACGGCCAAGGTGCTTAAACAAGACCCACGTAACAAG
- a CDS encoding nuclease-related domain-containing protein, with protein MARIYRTIESLKSLKSELENKGITRFKSVREIKDFLKKIDSEKLTVLNDTKNELEQEYHKTCIRLKDNTQRKVEISNLATEKIDRKIKELQLKIDVIHKKNSLNFLNKILASIKLYYLKKQCKDFEDRKFKLLNKVVQPISQKIKIDQHFIKEFKTDKQLLIERRAKLSISELEYTRGVLEDCKNLISGAIGENLVVKEIKKLSDDFILINDFKLDFSPPIFYKQKNERIYSIQIDHLLISKAGIFIIETKNWSKNSVNSISLWSPIEQIKRSNFALYRYISENITLRDHHWGEQKIPIRNLIVMINNKPSAKFKYVSIKLLKELNDYLTYFEPVLTEKQLNRILTKLN; from the coding sequence ATGGCAAGAATTTACAGAACCATAGAATCATTAAAATCCCTAAAATCCGAGTTAGAGAACAAAGGAATAACCAGGTTTAAATCTGTAAGAGAAATTAAAGACTTTTTAAAAAAAATTGATTCGGAAAAACTAACAGTTCTAAATGACACTAAAAACGAATTAGAGCAAGAATATCATAAAACCTGTATACGTCTTAAAGATAACACCCAACGAAAAGTTGAAATAAGTAACTTAGCGACAGAAAAAATAGATAGGAAAATTAAAGAGTTACAATTGAAAATTGATGTAATTCACAAAAAGAACAGTCTTAATTTTTTAAATAAAATACTAGCAAGCATAAAGCTTTATTATTTAAAAAAACAGTGCAAAGATTTTGAAGACAGAAAATTCAAATTACTTAATAAAGTTGTTCAACCAATATCTCAAAAAATTAAAATTGACCAGCATTTTATAAAAGAATTCAAAACTGATAAGCAGTTATTAATTGAAAGACGAGCTAAACTTTCAATTTCAGAATTAGAATACACACGGGGTGTTTTAGAAGATTGTAAAAACCTAATTTCTGGAGCAATAGGAGAAAACTTAGTTGTAAAAGAAATCAAAAAACTATCCGACGATTTTATTTTAATCAATGATTTTAAATTAGATTTTTCTCCACCAATTTTCTACAAACAAAAAAACGAGAGAATTTACTCCATACAAATTGACCATCTCTTAATTTCAAAAGCAGGGATTTTTATAATAGAAACAAAAAATTGGAGTAAAAACTCTGTTAATTCTATTAGTTTGTGGTCACCCATTGAACAGATTAAAAGGTCTAATTTTGCTCTTTACAGATACATTTCAGAAAATATAACTTTACGTGATCATCATTGGGGAGAACAAAAAATCCCCATACGAAATCTTATTGTTATGATTAATAATAAGCCATCAGCTAAATTCAAGTATGTAAGTATAAAATTATTGAAAGAATTGAATGATTACCTTACATATTTTGAACCTGTTTTAACCGAGAAACAATTGAATAGAATATTAACTAAATTGAATTAA
- a CDS encoding DUF2750 domain-containing protein, producing the protein MEQQGSDIIENRYKKFIKTVCKTDIVYALQNRDGFATSASVQYDDEHDRPVGVLCFWAESGRAKSCTINHWANYQLTQIPLTDFIENWGVGMENDGILAGIAFDQNMFGYEAKPLDLILDLVAEIKATNKTLPLQKFENIADLEKQAKEANG; encoded by the coding sequence ATGGAACAACAAGGCTCCGATATCATTGAAAACAGATACAAGAAATTTATAAAAACGGTTTGCAAAACAGACATTGTTTATGCGCTTCAAAATCGTGATGGTTTTGCTACCTCAGCTTCTGTACAGTACGATGATGAACATGATAGACCTGTTGGTGTACTTTGCTTTTGGGCAGAAAGTGGCCGAGCAAAATCTTGCACCATAAACCATTGGGCCAACTACCAGCTTACTCAAATTCCATTAACCGACTTTATAGAAAATTGGGGCGTAGGCATGGAAAATGACGGAATCCTAGCTGGTATTGCGTTTGACCAAAATATGTTCGGTTATGAAGCAAAACCTTTAGATTTAATTCTTGATTTAGTAGCTGAAATAAAAGCGACCAATAAAACTTTACCTCTTCAAAAATTCGAAAATATTGCTGATTTAGAAAAACAGGCTAAAGAGGCGAATGGGTAA
- the yihA gene encoding ribosome biogenesis GTP-binding protein YihA/YsxC: MKIKSADFVISNSDVARCPNEPLPEYAFIGRSNVGKSSLINMLAERKSLAKTSGRPGKTQLINHFKINENWFLVDLPGYGYARVSKKDKNTFQKYITNYFLQREQLVCSFVLVDIRHDPQPIDMEFMQWMGENGVPFAIIFTKADKLKPKAIERQVKKYLDQLIADLWEEAPPHFVTSSSNRSGRDEVLAYIDDINEKFFEATKK; the protein is encoded by the coding sequence ATGAAAATAAAGTCGGCCGACTTTGTAATTAGCAACTCCGATGTTGCACGCTGCCCTAACGAGCCTTTACCCGAGTACGCCTTTATTGGCCGTTCTAATGTAGGGAAGTCTTCCTTGATAAATATGTTGGCCGAGCGTAAAAGCTTGGCAAAAACATCGGGCAGACCAGGAAAAACACAGCTTATAAATCATTTTAAAATCAATGAAAATTGGTTTCTGGTCGATTTACCTGGCTATGGTTATGCGCGTGTATCTAAAAAGGATAAGAATACCTTTCAAAAATATATTACCAATTACTTTTTACAGCGAGAGCAGTTGGTTTGCTCTTTTGTACTTGTAGATATTCGCCACGACCCGCAACCTATAGATATGGAGTTTATGCAGTGGATGGGTGAAAACGGAGTTCCTTTTGCCATTATCTTCACTAAAGCCGATAAATTAAAACCGAAAGCAATTGAGCGTCAAGTAAAAAAATACCTGGACCAGCTTATTGCAGATTTATGGGAAGAAGCACCACCGCATTTTGTAACCAGCTCCAGTAATCGCAGTGGCCGCGATGAAGTTTTAGCATACATAGATGATATCAACGAGAAGTTTTTTGAGGCAACGAAGAAATAG